From the genome of Geminocystis herdmanii PCC 6308, one region includes:
- a CDS encoding type II toxin-antitoxin system Phd/YefM family antitoxin, which produces MFSIETSYTQARENLANLLNEVENNNSIAVIKRRNHKDIALIGADDLSSLLETVYLLRSPTNAQRLLEALEDSKQWDKQQSPSPHTVKDLCEELGIER; this is translated from the coding sequence ATGTTCTCCATAGAAACAAGTTATACTCAAGCACGGGAAAATTTAGCGAATCTGCTTAATGAAGTCGAAAATAATAATAGTATCGCCGTTATTAAGCGTCGTAATCATAAAGATATTGCTTTGATAGGTGCTGATGATTTATCTAGTCTTTTAGAAACTGTGTATTTATTGCGATCGCCAACCAATGCCCAAAGATTATTAGAAGCCTTAGAAGATTCGAAACAATGGGATAAACAACAATCTCCTTCTCCCCATACTGTAAAAGATTTATGTGAGGAGTTAGGGATTGAAAGGTAA
- the glyS gene encoding glycine--tRNA ligase subunit beta, whose product MPNFLLEIGTEELPADFIDSAIKQWQSKIRQNLSDEFLSPKDVKIYGTPRRLAVFIEGLEIKQLDREEEIKGPPVNSAFKDGKPTPAAEGFARKQGVSVTDFHIKTTDKGEFIFVNKKTEGKKTTKILTDLIPQWITKLEGRRFMRWSDGDLRFPRPIRSIIALWDEEILPIELVSGSTTLNSDRVTTGHRVLNPSPVTIASPNKYVESLENAYVLADVNKRKTKIEGEIKILADTVGGKAEIYPDLLTEVTNLVEYPTAVLGKFEPEFLALPAEVISTVMVTHQRYFPIKDENGELLPYFITISNGDPKKSDIIATGNAKVIRARLADAQFFYQADCDDHLETYLPELETVTFQEDLGSMHDKVNRIIAISQQISEQLNLNETQRTEIESTASLCKADLVTQMVYEFPELQGIMGEKYALVSGESSTVAKGIFEHYLPRNAGDTMPQTLNGQVVGISDRIDTIVSIIGLGMIPTGSSDPFALRRSANAIINITWYGNLHLNLQTLLTQACEEFVTAHEEKKSPLNTIKEFFVQRIKTLLQDELNIDYDLVNAVLGDNDSEYIERALNNLLDIRDRALFLQQIRNNGTLAQIYETVNRSTKLASKGSLNSQELNPDKVINADLFESISEKELYQGLVTLSPISQQAKNESNYQLLTDALLEINPKISNFFDGENSVLVMAENESVKNNRLNLLGLLRNYSRILADFGSIVK is encoded by the coding sequence ATGCCGAATTTTCTCTTAGAAATTGGTACAGAAGAACTACCAGCAGATTTTATCGATAGTGCCATTAAGCAATGGCAAAGTAAAATTAGACAAAATTTGAGCGATGAATTTTTGTCCCCAAAAGATGTTAAGATTTATGGTACTCCTAGAAGATTAGCTGTATTTATTGAAGGATTAGAAATTAAACAGCTCGATCGAGAAGAAGAAATAAAAGGTCCTCCTGTAAACAGTGCCTTTAAAGATGGTAAACCCACCCCTGCCGCCGAAGGTTTTGCCCGAAAACAAGGGGTTTCGGTGACGGATTTTCACATCAAAACCACCGATAAAGGAGAATTTATCTTTGTAAACAAAAAAACTGAAGGAAAAAAAACCACAAAAATTTTAACGGATTTAATACCCCAATGGATTACCAAGTTAGAAGGTAGAAGGTTTATGCGTTGGAGTGATGGCGACTTGCGTTTTCCCCGTCCCATTCGTAGTATTATTGCCCTTTGGGATGAAGAAATTTTGCCCATTGAATTAGTCAGTGGTTCAACTACTTTAAACAGCGATCGAGTGACAACAGGACATCGTGTTTTAAATCCTTCTCCCGTCACCATTGCCTCCCCAAACAAATATGTAGAATCCTTAGAAAATGCTTATGTGTTAGCGGATGTAAATAAGAGAAAAACCAAGATTGAAGGAGAAATAAAAATATTAGCGGATACTGTAGGAGGAAAAGCGGAAATTTACCCCGATTTGTTGACAGAAGTTACTAATTTAGTAGAATATCCCACCGCAGTATTAGGAAAATTTGAGCCAGAATTTTTAGCATTACCTGCAGAAGTCATTAGTACTGTCATGGTGACACATCAACGTTATTTTCCCATTAAAGACGAAAATGGGGAATTATTACCTTATTTTATCACTATTTCTAACGGAGACCCCAAAAAATCTGACATTATCGCCACAGGAAACGCTAAAGTTATTCGAGCGCGGTTGGCGGATGCTCAATTTTTCTACCAAGCTGATTGCGATGATCATTTAGAGACTTATTTACCCGAATTGGAAACGGTAACTTTTCAAGAAGATTTAGGCTCAATGCACGATAAAGTTAATCGTATCATCGCCATTAGTCAACAAATTTCTGAACAATTAAACCTCAATGAAACACAACGTACAGAAATTGAAAGTACTGCTTCTTTGTGTAAAGCTGACTTGGTAACGCAAATGGTGTATGAATTTCCTGAATTGCAAGGGATTATGGGGGAAAAATACGCCCTCGTTAGCGGTGAATCTTCTACGGTGGCTAAGGGAATTTTTGAGCATTATTTACCGAGAAATGCAGGGGATACGATGCCTCAAACTTTGAATGGGCAAGTAGTGGGTATTAGCGATCGCATTGATACTATTGTGAGTATAATCGGTTTAGGTATGATTCCTACGGGTTCGAGTGATCCTTTTGCCTTGAGACGATCGGCAAATGCTATCATTAACATTACATGGTATGGTAATCTTCATCTCAATTTGCAGACATTATTAACTCAAGCCTGTGAGGAATTTGTGACTGCCCATGAAGAAAAAAAATCCCCTTTAAATACTATTAAAGAGTTTTTTGTGCAAAGAATTAAGACTCTTTTACAAGACGAGTTAAACATTGATTATGACTTAGTAAATGCTGTATTAGGTGACAATGATTCGGAATATATAGAAAGGGCTTTAAATAATTTATTAGACATAAGAGATAGGGCTTTATTTTTACAACAAATTCGTAATAATGGTACTCTAGCTCAAATTTATGAAACAGTAAATCGATCGACTAAATTAGCATCTAAAGGTAGTTTAAATAGTCAAGAATTAAATCCTGATAAAGTAATTAATGCAGATTTATTTGAGTCTATTTCTGAGAAAGAATTATATCAAGGTTTAGTGACATTATCTCCTATTAGTCAACAAGCTAAAAATGAAAGTAACTATCAATTATTAACGGATGCTTTACTAGAAATTAATCCTAAAATTAGTAACTTTTTTGATGGGGAAAATAGCGTTTTAGTCATGGCTGAAAATGAGAGTGTGAAAAATAATCGTCTCAATTTGCTAGGGTTATTGCGCAATTATAGTCGTATCTTAGCTGATTTTGGCTCGATCGTTAAATAA
- a CDS encoding Fur family transcriptional regulator: MFVKFTKNQQNILEFLKQLKGEITAQDLHMNLKEKDFKIGLATVYRTLKYLHLQGIIQERITPNGESLYELIKDSHHHHLNCVNCGRSSLLKEDFCPINKQLTNWCASQNFKLYYHTLEFFGLCEHCQNEVNKANLSN; encoded by the coding sequence ATGTTTGTTAAATTTACAAAAAATCAACAAAATATTTTAGAATTTTTAAAACAATTAAAGGGAGAAATAACGGCTCAAGATTTACATATGAATTTAAAAGAAAAAGATTTTAAAATAGGTTTAGCCACGGTATATCGAACTCTTAAATATTTACATTTACAAGGAATTATTCAAGAAAGAATAACTCCTAATGGTGAGTCATTATATGAGTTGATAAAAGACTCCCATCATCATCATTTAAACTGTGTAAATTGTGGTCGATCGAGCCTTTTAAAAGAGGATTTTTGTCCGATAAATAAGCAGTTAACGAACTGGTGTGCATCTCAAAACTTTAAACTATACTATCACACTTTAGAGTTTTTTGGCTTATGTGAACATTGTCAAAATGAAGTAAATAAAGCTAATTTATCTAATTAA
- a CDS encoding superoxide dismutase, producing MAYQLPTLPYEYTALEPCISKSTLEFHHDKHHAAYVNNFNNAVQGTELDSKSIEEVIKITATNPSQAGIFNNAAQAWNHSFYWQCMKPNGGGTPSGALADKINADFGGFDKFVEAFKTAGATQFGSGWAWLVLDGDTLKVTKTGNADNPFTAGQTPLLTMDVWEHAYYLDYQNKRPDYIGDFLGKLVNWDFVAENFAQATV from the coding sequence ATGGCTTATCAATTACCAACACTTCCTTACGAATATACAGCTTTAGAGCCTTGCATCTCTAAAAGTACCTTAGAATTTCATCACGATAAACACCATGCAGCTTATGTTAACAACTTTAACAACGCTGTACAAGGTACAGAATTAGACTCTAAATCCATTGAAGAAGTCATCAAAATTACGGCTACCAATCCTAGCCAAGCTGGTATTTTTAATAATGCCGCTCAAGCATGGAATCATAGTTTTTATTGGCAATGTATGAAACCCAATGGGGGAGGCACTCCTAGCGGTGCATTAGCCGATAAAATCAACGCCGATTTTGGTGGTTTTGATAAATTTGTAGAGGCTTTTAAAACCGCAGGTGCTACTCAATTTGGTAGCGGTTGGGCATGGTTAGTTTTAGATGGTGATACTTTAAAAGTAACTAAAACTGGTAACGCTGATAATCCTTTCACTGCTGGGCAAACTCCTTTATTAACCATGGATGTATGGGAACACGCTTACTATTTAGACTATCAAAATAAGCGCCCTGATTATATCGGTGATTTCTTAGGTAAGTTAGTTAACTGGGATTTTGTGGCAGAAAATTTTGCTCAAGCAACAGTCTAG
- a CDS encoding glycosyltransferase — translation MSSKDQFSGIQNQVSGENIESQSIPIVFFGRLEERKGLCTFVQAIQGLQDELRAKIKVIFMGKVVALYSAQLKHLNSEEYLKRELEGVVSYEIISNFYSQQAIQYIRDLDSAIVCLTSPQENFPNTALEMGQLPVTLVVSDTGGFRETLQLVQRQDCLYWFQPKDEESLQTQLESAIESYPQYPQVAEKSTLENINRKLLEEKINYIETAFQQAKPFEKTTAKVTIGVISHQQGEYLIDCLSSLEMQTYPHIEIIVIDDHSKDKNSQELFNHASSLYPNYQFISHSHRKGIGKTCNEILTKATGDYFLFFSPQVTFYPQTVEKFIETAVNNQGDIVTSAQKEVGKEEKIVSYSGGTLPTMMQKNVYGGECCLFSRQILEKFDHTEDKAITTQNWEILTAAVVTGKKIIYYPYPLYEYHVNEHSTSEIDDRAKYSLRQYLGKIPPQEWTSRQIYILLTAIQQLQDLPSQVYDLQFQLDRSQQKLNECQNFLRQLEENNTEEESSGEVIIYYDDEKLKQEIEKIEYSLYEAKERIVAMESSKFWQLREKWFKIKKNIGLPVDE, via the coding sequence ATGAGTTCAAAAGATCAATTTAGTGGGATTCAAAATCAAGTTTCTGGAGAAAATATAGAGAGTCAATCTATCCCTATAGTGTTTTTCGGCAGATTAGAGGAAAGAAAGGGTTTATGCACTTTTGTTCAAGCTATTCAAGGTTTACAAGATGAATTAAGAGCAAAAATTAAGGTTATTTTTATGGGTAAAGTTGTAGCTTTATACTCTGCCCAATTAAAGCATTTAAACAGTGAAGAATATTTAAAAAGGGAGTTGGAAGGAGTTGTTAGTTATGAGATTATCAGCAATTTTTATAGTCAACAGGCGATTCAATATATTCGAGATTTGGATAGTGCCATTGTATGCTTAACTAGCCCTCAAGAAAATTTTCCGAATACTGCTTTAGAAATGGGGCAGTTGCCTGTTACCTTAGTAGTATCTGATACGGGAGGTTTTAGGGAAACTTTACAGTTAGTGCAACGTCAAGATTGTTTATATTGGTTTCAACCGAAAGATGAGGAGTCTTTACAAACACAATTAGAAAGTGCGATCGAATCTTATCCTCAATATCCCCAAGTAGCAGAAAAAAGCACCTTAGAAAATATTAACCGAAAACTGCTAGAAGAAAAAATAAATTATATAGAAACTGCTTTTCAACAAGCAAAACCTTTTGAGAAAACAACGGCAAAAGTCACCATTGGGGTAATTAGTCATCAACAAGGGGAATATTTAATTGACTGTTTAAGCAGTTTAGAAATGCAAACCTATCCTCATATAGAAATTATAGTTATCGATGATCATTCCAAAGATAAAAATTCTCAAGAATTATTTAATCATGCTTCATCTCTTTATCCTAATTATCAATTTATTTCCCATTCCCATCGCAAAGGCATTGGCAAAACTTGCAACGAAATTTTAACTAAAGCCACTGGGGATTACTTCCTCTTTTTCTCACCCCAAGTCACTTTCTATCCTCAAACCGTAGAAAAATTTATCGAAACTGCTGTTAATAATCAAGGGGATATAGTTACTAGCGCCCAAAAAGAAGTAGGCAAAGAGGAGAAAATTGTTAGTTATTCAGGAGGCACACTTCCGACTATGATGCAAAAAAATGTCTATGGTGGAGAATGTTGCCTCTTTTCTCGGCAAATATTAGAAAAATTTGATCATACTGAAGATAAAGCTATCACCACTCAAAATTGGGAAATTCTCACTGCCGCCGTTGTCACGGGTAAAAAAATTATTTATTATCCTTATCCTCTCTATGAATATCACGTTAACGAACATTCTACCTCCGAAATAGATGATCGAGCAAAATATTCCTTACGACAATATTTAGGGAAAATTCCTCCTCAAGAGTGGACATCTCGACAAATATATATACTATTAACTGCTATACAACAATTGCAGGATTTACCATCTCAAGTGTATGATTTACAGTTTCAATTAGATCGATCGCAACAAAAATTAAACGAGTGTCAAAATTTTCTGCGTCAATTAGAGGAAAATAACACAGAGGAGGAATCAAGTGGAGAAGTAATTATTTATTATGATGATGAAAAACTTAAACAGGAAATAGAAAAGATAGAATACAGTCTCTATGAAGCAAAAGAAAGAATAGTTGCCATGGAAAGCAGTAAATTTTGGCAATTAAGGGAAAAATGGTTCAAAATCAAGAAAAATATCGGCTTACCTGTTGATGAGTAG
- the bfr gene encoding bacterioferritin → MEGNQEVKVQLNDILKLKLTAINQFFLHARMSKSWGLNKLNEYEYRYSIKLMKQADKIIERIFFLEGLPNLQSLGKLLIGENVPEIIANDLTFTMEIANSLRNSINFCESTQDYVSRDLLTELLEETEEEIDWLESQQWLMSNSGVENYLQSMI, encoded by the coding sequence ATGGAAGGAAATCAAGAAGTAAAAGTTCAACTTAATGATATATTAAAGTTAAAATTAACTGCTATTAACCAATTTTTTCTTCATGCAAGAATGAGCAAAAGTTGGGGATTAAATAAACTCAATGAGTACGAATATCGTTATTCTATTAAGTTAATGAAACAAGCGGATAAAATTATCGAACGTATCTTTTTCCTCGAAGGTTTGCCTAATTTACAAAGTTTAGGAAAGTTACTCATCGGTGAAAATGTGCCAGAAATTATCGCTAATGATTTAACCTTTACCATGGAAATAGCTAATAGTCTTCGTAATTCTATTAATTTTTGTGAGTCAACACAAGACTATGTAAGTCGAGATTTATTAACAGAATTATTAGAAGAAACAGAGGAAGAAATTGACTGGTTAGAATCTCAACAATGGTTGATGTCTAATTCAGGGGTAGAAAATTATTTACAATCAATGATTTAA
- a CDS encoding AI-2E family transporter, producing MLEKLGEIPRWLRLSLIFPLLCLNGFLLTLLINYFQPIFSFLIIASILAFLLELLIKLLIQKGVKRALAITIVLLSALFVLIITTFILLPILSQQLQELLISAPKWVDQANKYLLSELPIFDKLSINVDSIIQQITSKISTIIKTVGGQTVNILFTTINSVFNVLFILILTVFLLIGGEKFWLGIFSWFPEPWHEKIPNYLSETFKDYFFSRLILVGIASIVRGFIFVLLGVPYAILFAFGIGIASLVPLLGGIVTLLGTLLLIFKSGQLALLFFICATIIDQLTDNVFAPRIMGELIGLNPVWLIISLVIGAKIGGLLGVFLAVPLASVIKKIIDDFRSPQEFINSEELINNEELIIDHD from the coding sequence ATGTTAGAGAAATTGGGAGAAATTCCCCGTTGGTTACGTCTAAGTTTAATTTTTCCTTTACTTTGTTTAAATGGGTTTTTATTAACTCTTTTAATCAATTATTTTCAACCTATTTTTAGTTTTTTAATAATTGCTAGTATTCTCGCTTTTTTACTAGAATTATTGATCAAATTATTAATTCAAAAAGGTGTTAAAAGAGCTTTAGCGATTACGATCGTTCTCTTATCTGCTTTATTTGTTTTAATTATCACTACTTTTATCTTACTACCGATTTTGAGTCAACAATTACAAGAACTTTTAATTAGTGCGCCTAAATGGGTTGATCAAGCTAATAAATATCTTTTATCAGAATTACCTATTTTTGATAAACTTTCTATTAATGTGGACTCGATTATACAACAAATAACTAGCAAAATTTCTACTATTATTAAAACCGTAGGAGGGCAAACTGTTAATATTTTATTCACCACGATTAACAGTGTGTTTAATGTTTTATTTATTCTAATTTTAACTGTATTTTTATTAATAGGAGGAGAGAAATTTTGGCTAGGAATTTTTAGTTGGTTTCCCGAACCTTGGCACGAAAAAATCCCTAATTATTTAAGCGAAACTTTCAAAGATTATTTTTTCAGTCGTTTAATTTTAGTTGGTATTGCTAGTATTGTGCGAGGTTTTATTTTCGTTTTACTGGGTGTACCCTATGCTATACTGTTCGCCTTTGGCATTGGTATTGCTAGTTTAGTACCTTTATTGGGGGGCATTGTTACTCTTTTAGGTACTTTATTATTAATTTTTAAAAGTGGTCAATTAGCCCTATTATTTTTTATTTGTGCTACTATTATTGACCAACTCACTGACAATGTTTTTGCTCCTCGTATTATGGGAGAATTAATTGGTTTAAATCCTGTTTGGTTAATTATTTCTCTTGTTATTGGTGCAAAAATAGGAGGCTTATTAGGGGTATTTTTAGCCGTACCTTTAGCTAGTGTAATTAAAAAAATTATCGATGATTTTCGATCGCCCCAAGAGTTTATTAACAGTGAAGAATTAATTAATAATGAAGAGTTAATTATTGATCATGATTAA
- a CDS encoding Txe/YoeB family addiction module toxin, giving the protein MKGKKKKGENQKEKIIEIQSIQVKVRFPVFHPRFREDLNWWYRTDKTKANKILDLIEAIMKSPLEGIGKPEVLKFLDSDTWSRRIDLEHRLVYRIRQEYIDFLQARYHYEK; this is encoded by the coding sequence TTGAAAGGTAAAAAGAAAAAAGGTGAAAACCAAAAAGAAAAAATTATCGAAATTCAATCTATTCAAGTTAAAGTAAGGTTTCCAGTTTTTCATCCTCGTTTTCGGGAAGATTTGAATTGGTGGTATCGTACAGATAAAACAAAAGCGAATAAGATTCTTGATTTGATTGAGGCTATTATGAAATCACCCTTAGAAGGCATTGGAAAACCAGAAGTACTTAAATTTTTAGATTCTGACACATGGTCTCGTAGAATTGATTTAGAACATCGATTAGTCTATCGTATTAGACAAGAATATATTGACTTTTTACAAGCACGTTATCATTATGAAAAATAA
- the bfr gene encoding bacterioferritin, with translation MKGNIKVIKQLQKLLRGELAARDQYFTHSRMYQDWGLNKLFDRIDHEMQDETHHADMLIKRILFLETTPDLSEQDGLNIGSNVPEMLKSDLDLEYKVVSDLKEAIAICEEEQDYQTRDILMVILADTEEDHAYWLEKQLGLIDKIGLQNYLQSQM, from the coding sequence ATGAAAGGAAACATAAAAGTTATTAAACAGCTACAAAAACTTTTACGGGGTGAATTAGCCGCTAGAGATCAATATTTTACCCATTCTCGAATGTATCAAGACTGGGGTTTAAATAAGTTGTTCGATCGTATTGATCATGAAATGCAGGATGAAACCCACCACGCAGATATGTTAATTAAGCGTATCTTGTTTTTAGAGACAACTCCCGATTTATCTGAACAAGATGGCTTAAATATTGGTTCAAATGTACCTGAAATGCTCAAAAGTGATCTTGATTTAGAGTATAAAGTAGTTAGTGACTTAAAGGAAGCTATCGCTATTTGTGAAGAAGAACAAGATTACCAAACTAGAGATATTTTAATGGTTATCCTAGCAGATACCGAGGAAGATCATGCTTACTGGTTAGAAAAACAACTAGGTTTAATTGACAAAATCGGTTTACAAAACTATTTACAATCTCAAATGTAG
- a CDS encoding glycosyltransferase family 4 protein → MKIVHLSTFEMQGGAARAAYRLHQGLLTIAKDSRILCLYKASSDSLVSQWDIYTGQNESQFYCDLIQKNYIDYNRTKISNTLFSLGYSGYELRHCDIVKDSDIINLHWITSGFLSPFTIRQLIELRKPVVWTFHDMWAFTGGCHYSAGCEGYQEDCHSCPQLQEDFYKLPYHLLQDKIDLFSPLNLVIVTPSQWLTECVKKSKLFRHHRVETIPYSLDENVFFPTEKKEAKKKLNINSEIFILLIGAMTGKEKRKGFSQLFTYLKLLKKDANINYLITNGKIKIACFGEPSEALKELEIEVINWGNIDDDRDLSLIYSAADIFILPSLEDNFPNTMLEAMSCATPVISFAVGGMIDLIKDNINGILIPAYNLDLMATKIIELINNPEKCRMMGMNARREIETNYRLSIQAEKYSNLYNDLLAKNKNKQQDLGNRQPEILTKSIDDVINDNQQYLRGKYFEKIYGDIALDSLSRELELTRLLLSYKEEQLKETQRILTESEIMLEAMKSSKFWRLRQKWFKLKKILGLSVNE, encoded by the coding sequence ATGAAAATAGTTCATCTTAGCACGTTTGAAATGCAAGGGGGTGCAGCAAGGGCAGCTTATCGTTTACATCAAGGCTTATTAACTATAGCCAAGGATTCTCGAATACTATGCCTATATAAAGCCTCATCAGATTCTCTCGTGTCTCAATGGGATATTTATACAGGTCAAAATGAATCTCAATTCTATTGTGATTTAATCCAAAAAAACTATATTGACTATAATCGCACAAAAATTTCTAATACCCTTTTCTCCCTAGGTTATTCTGGATATGAATTGAGACATTGTGATATAGTCAAAGATAGTGATATTATTAATTTACATTGGATAACCAGTGGTTTTCTCTCCCCCTTTACCATTCGACAACTTATCGAGTTAAGGAAGCCTGTGGTTTGGACTTTTCATGATATGTGGGCATTTACCGGGGGATGTCACTACAGTGCTGGATGTGAAGGCTATCAAGAAGATTGTCATTCTTGCCCTCAATTACAGGAAGATTTTTATAAATTACCGTATCATCTTTTACAAGATAAAATAGACTTATTTTCTCCTCTTAATCTAGTTATTGTTACTCCTAGTCAATGGTTAACAGAATGTGTAAAAAAAAGTAAACTTTTTCGTCATCATCGAGTAGAAACAATCCCTTATTCCCTTGATGAAAATGTATTTTTTCCCACTGAAAAAAAAGAAGCAAAAAAGAAATTAAATATTAATTCAGAGATTTTTATTTTACTAATTGGAGCGATGACAGGCAAGGAAAAAAGAAAAGGTTTTTCTCAGTTATTTACATATCTTAAGTTGTTAAAAAAAGATGCTAATATTAATTATTTAATCACTAATGGTAAAATAAAAATTGCTTGTTTTGGTGAACCTTCTGAGGCTTTAAAAGAATTAGAAATTGAGGTAATTAATTGGGGTAATATTGATGACGATCGAGATTTAAGTTTAATTTACTCTGCGGCGGATATATTTATTTTACCGTCTTTAGAAGATAATTTTCCCAATACAATGTTAGAGGCGATGAGTTGTGCAACTCCGGTGATTAGTTTTGCCGTGGGAGGAATGATTGATTTAATCAAAGATAATATTAATGGTATTTTAATACCTGCTTATAATTTAGATTTAATGGCAACAAAAATTATTGAATTAATTAATAATCCTGAAAAATGTCGCATGATGGGAATGAATGCTAGAAGAGAAATTGAAACTAATTACCGATTATCTATCCAAGCCGAAAAATACTCTAATTTATATAATGATTTACTAGCTAAAAATAAGAATAAGCAACAGGATTTAGGAAATAGACAACCAGAGATTTTGACAAAATCAATTGATGATGTTATTAACGATAATCAACAATATTTAAGAGGGAAATATTTTGAGAAAATTTATGGGGATATTGCTTTAGATAGTCTTAGTCGAGAATTAGAATTGACTCGTCTTTTATTGTCTTACAAAGAGGAACAGTTAAAGGAAACTCAAAGGATTTTAACTGAATCGGAAATTATGTTAGAGGCGATGAAAAGTAGTAAATTTTGGCGGTTAAGACAAAAATGGTTTAAGCTGAAGAAAATTCTCGGCTTATCTGTAAATGAATAA
- a CDS encoding glycosyltransferase family 4 protein, which translates to MLVEKPTGITNYINNIIPYFAFLPYTSLLAEKYNNSNYQNPYFISEKFSPDYGSKGHFFRLKWTQFNLPNIYHKLESNLLFSPVPEMPLFSKCKAIVMVHDLIPLRFPKKNSPLTPYFRYYIPQVCRQAEHIICNSQATADDIMNYFQISAQKITPIYLGYNQQKFRVIDNLKNENKTPYFLYLGRHDPHKNVNRIISAFAKFKDHQNYQLWLAGPRDDRYTPLLQQQSIELGIETQVKFLDYVSSQDLPIMINQAQALVFPTLWEGFGFPVLEAMACGTPVITSNISSLPEVAGDACLLVNPHDINEISCAMNTIAKDEGVRSNLRELGLKQAQKFTWEKTAQETLKIITNMG; encoded by the coding sequence ATGTTGGTGGAAAAACCGACGGGGATAACCAATTATATAAATAATATTATACCTTATTTTGCTTTTTTACCCTATACCAGTTTATTAGCAGAAAAATATAATAATTCTAACTATCAAAATCCTTATTTTATTAGTGAAAAATTTAGCCCAGATTATGGCAGTAAAGGGCATTTTTTCCGATTGAAATGGACTCAATTTAATTTACCAAATATCTATCATAAATTAGAGTCAAATTTATTGTTTTCTCCTGTACCAGAAATGCCTTTATTTAGCAAATGTAAGGCTATTGTCATGGTTCATGATTTAATCCCTTTACGGTTTCCGAAAAAAAATTCTCCCCTAACTCCTTATTTTCGTTACTATATTCCTCAAGTTTGTCGTCAAGCTGAACATATTATTTGCAATTCTCAGGCAACGGCAGACGATATTATGAATTATTTTCAAATTTCAGCTCAGAAAATTACGCCTATTTATCTAGGTTATAATCAACAAAAATTTCGAGTAATTGATAACTTAAAAAATGAGAATAAAACACCTTATTTTCTCTATTTAGGCAGACATGATCCCCATAAAAATGTTAATAGAATTATCTCGGCTTTTGCTAAGTTTAAAGATCATCAAAATTATCAACTTTGGTTAGCAGGACCAAGGGACGATCGATATACCCCATTATTACAACAACAGTCGATCGAACTAGGCATAGAAACTCAAGTAAAATTTTTAGATTACGTTAGCTCTCAAGATTTACCGATAATGATTAATCAAGCTCAAGCCCTTGTTTTTCCTACCCTTTGGGAAGGCTTTGGGTTTCCCGTATTGGAGGCGATGGCGTGTGGCACTCCTGTGATTACATCTAATATTTCTTCCTTACCCGAAGTAGCAGGGGATGCTTGTTTATTAGTAAATCCCCATGATATTAATGAGATTAGTTGCGCTATGAACACCATAGCAAAAGATGAGGGAGTTCGATCGAACTTGAGGGAATTAGGCTTAAAACAAGCCCAAAAATTTACTTGGGAAAAAACAGCCCAAGAAACCCTAAAAATTATAACAAATATGGGATAA